A genome region from Actinobacillus arthritidis includes the following:
- the lptA gene encoding lipopolysaccharide transport periplasmic protein LptA — MKFLMKTVVLTTLLGASISAHALKGDTDQPINIDSGDQSLDMNSNVVVFTDNVVITQGSIKVTANQVTIVRQEGKKETLDATGSPVTFQQTLDDGKPVNGKGNNVHYDLNSEFLTLIGNAELKQQGSFIKASKITYDVKKQQLKATSGNKSRVRTVLIPNELNNKKK; from the coding sequence ATGAAATTTTTAATGAAAACCGTCGTTCTTACGACTTTACTCGGTGCAAGTATTTCTGCTCATGCACTCAAAGGCGATACAGACCAACCAATCAATATTGATTCGGGCGACCAGTCTCTCGATATGAATAGTAATGTGGTTGTTTTTACCGATAATGTTGTCATTACTCAAGGTTCAATTAAAGTTACTGCGAATCAAGTAACAATTGTACGTCAAGAAGGTAAAAAAGAAACACTTGACGCAACAGGTTCACCGGTGACTTTCCAACAAACGCTTGATGACGGTAAACCAGTTAACGGCAAAGGCAACAATGTTCATTATGATTTAAATTCTGAGTTCTTAACCCTAATCGGCAACGCAGAATTAAAACAGCAAGGTAGTTTTATTAAAGCAAGTAAAATTACTTATGATGTCAAAAAGCAACAATTAAAAGCAACGAGCGGAAATAAATCACGTGTAAGAACCGTGTTAATTCCAAATGAATTAAACAATAAGAAAAAATAG
- the lptB gene encoding LPS export ABC transporter ATP-binding protein, with product MPTLYAEHLAKSYKNRQVVKDVSLNVKAGEIVGLLGPNGAGKTTTFYMVVGLVRHDQGKIRIDEQDMSTLPMHDRAKQGIGYLPQEASIFRRLSVYDNLMAVLQVRKDLNNQQRKARADELISEFHIEHIRNSLGQSLSGGERRRVEIARALAANPQFILLDEPFAGVDPISVIDIKKIIVNLKERGLGVLITDHNVRETLDVCERAYIVGDGQMIASGTPAEVLNNPDVKRVYLGDQFKL from the coding sequence ATGCCAACGCTTTATGCAGAACATTTAGCAAAAAGCTATAAAAATCGCCAAGTAGTAAAAGATGTCAGTTTAAATGTGAAAGCAGGAGAAATTGTCGGCTTACTTGGCCCGAACGGAGCAGGCAAAACGACCACCTTCTATATGGTGGTCGGTTTAGTTCGTCACGATCAAGGTAAAATTCGTATTGATGAGCAAGATATGAGTACCTTACCGATGCACGACCGAGCAAAACAAGGAATTGGTTATCTTCCTCAAGAAGCCTCCATTTTCCGCCGTTTAAGTGTTTATGATAACCTTATGGCGGTTTTACAAGTGCGTAAGGATTTAAATAACCAACAACGCAAAGCACGTGCTGATGAATTAATTAGTGAATTTCATATCGAGCATATTCGTAATAGCCTAGGTCAATCACTTTCAGGCGGTGAACGTCGCCGTGTTGAAATCGCCCGAGCATTAGCGGCAAACCCACAATTTATTCTGTTGGATGAGCCTTTTGCTGGGGTTGACCCCATATCTGTGATTGATATTAAAAAAATCATCGTTAATTTAAAAGAACGTGGTTTAGGTGTATTAATTACTGACCATAATGTACGTGAAACGCTTGATGTTTGTGAACGTGCCTATATCGTTGGCGACGGTCAAATGATCGCAAGCGGAACACCAGCAGAAGTATTAAATAATCCTGATGTAAAACGTGTTTACTTAGGCGATCAGTTTAAACTTTAA
- a CDS encoding PTS sugar transporter subunit IIA encodes MKLTEFLTPDRIRQGVLVSSKKRVLELAGKIIAESLNKTNPSSEEDCVCPIECFSNLFKREKLGSTSINNGIALPHAKFPYSTSEIEKPIAAFIQLETPIDYEASDNKEVDLIYAIMIPENCCEQYKNGLQEIAYKLSDKTLAKQLRSADNIEDIWQLLVYADTHIESQVS; translated from the coding sequence ATGAAATTAACTGAATTTCTAACACCTGATAGAATCCGTCAGGGCGTGCTTGTTTCAAGTAAAAAAAGAGTGCTTGAATTAGCCGGTAAAATTATTGCGGAATCATTAAATAAAACAAACCCTAGTTCTGAAGAAGACTGTGTCTGTCCAATTGAATGTTTCAGTAATTTATTTAAACGTGAGAAATTGGGTTCTACCAGCATCAATAACGGTATCGCTCTTCCTCACGCTAAATTTCCTTATTCTACATCCGAGATCGAAAAGCCGATAGCCGCTTTTATCCAGCTTGAAACACCGATTGATTACGAAGCGAGCGATAATAAAGAAGTCGATCTCATTTATGCCATTATGATTCCGGAAAATTGTTGCGAACAATACAAAAACGGCTTGCAAGAAATTGCATATAAATTAAGCGATAAAACATTAGCTAAACAATTACGTTCAGCAGATAATATTGAAGATATTTGGCAATTATTGGTTTATGCCGATACTCATATTGAAAGTCAAGTATCATAA
- the rapZ gene encoding RNase adapter RapZ: MELVIISGRSGSGKSVALRALEDVGYHCVDNLPLPLIPQLAEFLSSSGRSAVVSLDIRNLPENPQRLEELLATLSKLTINTKIIFLDCDRNTLIRRYSDTRRLHPLSTKDLSLESAIDLESTLLEPLFQHANYIIDTTNISSHELAENLRGILRGSSDKALKIVFESFGFKYGLPADADYVFDVRFLPNPHWNPELRPMTGLEQPVIDFLERQTEVHNFIYQTRSYLEMWSPMLEKNNRSYLTIAIGCTGGKHRSVFIAEQLAKYFQSRDKDVQIRHRSLEKHHKKTN; the protein is encoded by the coding sequence ATGGAATTAGTTATTATTAGCGGACGATCCGGTTCGGGAAAGTCTGTTGCATTAAGAGCTTTAGAAGATGTCGGTTATCATTGCGTAGATAATCTCCCTTTACCGCTTATTCCTCAATTAGCTGAGTTTCTTTCCAGTTCAGGGCGTTCAGCTGTTGTTAGTTTAGATATTAGGAATTTACCGGAAAATCCTCAAAGACTAGAAGAATTACTTGCTACATTATCAAAACTCACGATTAATACTAAAATTATTTTTCTTGATTGTGATCGTAACACACTTATTCGTCGTTATAGTGACACTCGTCGTTTACATCCTCTCTCAACGAAAGATCTTTCATTGGAAAGTGCGATTGATTTAGAAAGCACGTTATTGGAGCCTCTTTTTCAACACGCCAATTACATTATTGATACCACGAATATTTCTTCGCACGAGTTAGCTGAAAATTTACGCGGTATTTTAAGAGGATCCAGTGATAAAGCCCTTAAAATCGTATTTGAATCCTTCGGTTTTAAATATGGGTTGCCAGCTGATGCGGATTATGTATTTGATGTACGTTTCTTACCGAACCCACATTGGAATCCAGAATTACGTCCAATGACCGGTTTGGAGCAACCTGTCATTGATTTCTTAGAACGCCAAACCGAAGTACATAATTTTATCTACCAAACTCGTAGTTATTTGGAAATGTGGTCGCCAATGTTAGAAAAAAACAATCGTAGTTACCTCACGATTGCCATCGGTTGTACCGGTGGTAAGCACCGTTCCGTATTTATTGCGGAACAGTTAGCAAAATATTTCCAAAGTAGAGATAAAGATGTACAAATTCGTCATCGTAGTTTGGAAAAGCATCATAAGAAAACAAACTAA